GTCGGGTGCATTGGATAAGCACCTGTCTCTGCGCCGGTTAGATCCGTCCAGCGTTGTTCTGGTGGGGTGCAGACCGTGTGTTCCTCTGCATTCTCGGGGATGATGAACGGAATCTGCATCTCTGAGGAGACACCTTTGATGCGTCCGTTGATTTCATTGGTCAGGCCTACCGCCCAGCCGCGGTCATCTTCGGAGATAAATGCCGCGTCTTCGCACTGGCCTTCATCCGTAATCAGTGGCATGTACCCGGTGACCATAATGTGTGCTTCAGGAGAACGCTGCTGCACACTGTTGTAGACGCTAAAGAGCATTTCATTGACCGAATTGGTCATCTCGTCACGGTTGAACCGTGACGCACAATCTGATTCTTCGCCGGCAGCTCGAGCCTCCTGGAAGCACCGTGCGATATCGGGGAAACCAATGTCATTGCCGCCGATGGAAATGGTGACAAGGTCAGTGTCCTTAGTTAATGACTCCAGCTGTGCTTCGATCGGGCCCTCGGAACCGGCGCGAGTGCTAAAAATATCCGCGGTTACCGCACTGGAGCAGGTAGCATCTACGAAGTTCTTTACCCCCTCATGCTGCGCTACCAACGATGGATAGTTATCCGCTGAACGGAAGCACTCTGCTGGGCCTGTTGTCTCTGCTGTCCGCGAACCCATGGCAGAATAAGAATCTCCGAGTGCTACGTACTCCTGATACGTTGCTGAATCAGCAGGAGTCTCAGAAGCGGTAGGGGACTGCGAACTTTCCTGGGACTCAGTACTGCATGAAACAAGCGTCCCCGCCGCCAACACTGTGATGGCAGCGGGGACGCTTAGAAACTTCTTCATGTTTGCCCAGCGTAGCGGATTAGACCAGCTTGTGGGTCAGGTTTGCTGGACGAGTGTAGGTGTTGACCACAGGGGACCACTGGATTGCATCATCCACAATCTTCTCTAGGGTTTCACGGTCAGCGTCACCGTCAACGTCCACATTGACCTGAACATCGGAGACACCTGGACGCTTCTCATCATTCAAGTCGCCAACGCCCCACACGGGGGAAACATCGATATTGGACTCAATGTCGATATCAATCTTGGTCAGGGTAACGCCACGGTGGGTAGCAATAGCCTGGATGCCTACGGAGATGCAGGCTGCGAGGCCCGCTTGTGCAATCTCAGTTGGGTTTGGCGCGGAGTCATCACCAAGCAGCGCCGGTGGCTCAGAAACCAGGACTGGCTTCAGATCACGAACTTGAGTGTAATTACGGAAGTGGCCATCAGCCTCGGTGTGAGTCTTGATGACCTTCTTGCCGCCCTCTGGATTGTCAATGTTCTTTTGACGCAGGGACGCAAGCTTGTCCTTGTCGATTGCCTCTAGTGGTTCACCGGCGGTGTGATTTGGGGTCAAATCAGACATTTAAATTCTCCTTCGTTGTTGGAACGATTCCCATGCTAGTCCTAGTTGTCGACTTATGTTAGACAGCTTGGTTCATTCTATTCACACCAAGAGCTATGCCCGCAGCGCTCGTCGCAGCTTTGTCCGCTTCTTGGATAAACCACGAGTCAGTGCCAGGTAGCGGTGGGGAAATGGTGGTATCTGGATACTGCGCGTGCGCTGGGATTCCCACCATGTGCAGGCGCGAATCTTGCTCGCCGTCTTCGCGCAGAACCCGGCGGGTCTGCGGATCCTGGGCAACGGATGCCGTTGGAATCTCCGTGCCGTCTTCCCAAATATCCGTGAATGGAACAACACGTTGTTGGTCCACGAGATTCTTTGTGAAGGCATCGGCAGGCGTCTTGCGAATATCTGGCTTGTGCACCCAAGCATCTAACAAGGTGGTGCCGCGGTAGCGCACACCGCCCGACGACGGCGAGCTCATGGTCCACTCACCAGTACGGCGATCCATGTCCAGCAGCGGATAGCCGCCAATGAACTTCACAATTCCCGCATCCACCAGCGCCATCAGCTGACGGGTGCGGAAGATTGGTGGGCCTGAGCACGCCAGCTGCGCCAACGCGATGGCTTTATCAAACATGTGGTGACGCGACTCCACGGTGTAGCTGCCTTCCGCGCCAAGCACTTGGGATGGCTTGCGGGAAAAGCCCAGCGACCACAAAGCAGCACGAACCGGGCTATCCGGCCCTTGCTCTGCATCCTTGAGGTCTTCTTCCAATCGCTGCATCAGATACGCTGTGAGCTCATCCGAGTTATCGAAGTTGGCTGGCAGCAAATGCATCCAGCGCAACAATGAAAAACGCTTGGTGGTGTACTGCGTGATGACATCATCGAGGGCGGTGATGCCGTTGAAGACAACGCTGGCATCGACCTCTGCGTCATCGATTGCCTGCACGATGGTGTCTAGGTCAGCCTTGAGCGCCTCCGGCTCCACGCGTGCCAACGTCTTCAAATATGCGTGGTAAGCATCGCGTGCAACGGCCGGCCACACTTCCACGTCATAGTCGATGGAACGGCGACCGCTTCGCGATGACAACTCTGCCACGACCTTCTTCAACCGTGGAATCTCCGCTGGCGCCGGCAAGCCGCGATCATCCGACTGCGGCATGAGCGGGTATCCACGGCGCGAGCTCGCGTAATACGTTGGCTCCTTGCCTGTTGGAATATAGCGAACCCCACCGCGGGCACTTGGATCATCCACGAACTTTCCGCCACGCTCTTGCGTGGTCAGAATCAAAATATCAAAAAAGCCCATGCCCAAACCGCGGGAGAGCACCTGCTCATTGTCCTTGATGGAAGCAACATCTTGCTCAATTGGGTTATTGGCGCGAATCCACTTCAGATCAGGGTGCTCATCAAGTGTTTGCTTGATCCATTTTTCCTGCTCTGAATATCCCTGGTTCTGCCAGCCGGTGACCGCGATGGTGACATCTGCGTCGATGCTTTCTCCGTTACTTAAGGAAATGGTGTCAAAACCACCCTTGTCCTCAATACCGGTGGCACGCGCCTTATGGGTCTTTACCGTGACCCACTCCGGAATATCCGCGAGCACCGACTCATAAAACCACACCAGGTAATAGCCATACAGTGCGCGCAAAGGATAAGAAGCAGGCTTAACCTGCTCCAGTTCTTCCTTGCTAAACCGCTTTGCTAATTCATCACCCAACGGGTGCTTTTCAACGTAGGCACGCTTTTCTGCGGAAACCTCATCCTCATAACCCAAGTGCAGACGCACCCACTCGTAAATGGTGGGGCCTTCCACCACCGGCGCATCCACTGTCGCGCCGGGCTCAGAAAACAGCGTCATGCCGTGCGCAAAAGTGTTCATGCACAGCGCCTTGGTTTGCGTAATGTCCCAAACTCGGCCGCCGCCGTGCTGCGCATCATCAATGAGATGCAAAGTCAGATCCTGCGGGGTAGTGGTCTCCGCATTGAGATGCGCAACAAGACGCTCCAGCGTGGAAACCCCACGCGGACCCAGACCGATAATCGCTATGGAAGGCGAAGTATTTGGCATAGTGTGAATCATCCCTCAGTTAACTAGACCCTAAAGTCCTTCTATTCTTTAGACGACTGTACCAACCTGTCTATTTAAATTAGTAAGAGCGGTTCACCGTGATGTCTGGCTCTGAATCCAATTCCCTTAACGGTAGGCGGTGCTTACTGTGTGAATAGTCAGCCGTTGGACACCTTTAGATTCACGATTGCTGAGAATAAAAAGGTTTCATAAAGGTCGATTTGAATTTAACTATTTGGTTCGAAGCTTCTGTTAGTGGCTGCATTTTATGGCTCTAGGTGTCATCGCGGCCAGATTGTATTTGGCCGAGAAGGAAATACCAGTAGGGGAGTTATTGCCGCGAACGTGGTTGGGTGGTAAAATGGGAATGTCCATGCGGGTGCTTCTACGAGGAGCTGAGATCGGGCTAGTGATGTCCGAGACCGTTGAACCTGATCCGGTTAATACCGGCGTAGGAAATTAGGAGACTTCATTGTCTGATCCAAAAAATAGTGGCACCAGTCTGTCTAAAACGCCCAATGACGCGTACAGTCTACGAAACTCTGAACAACATTCTTCCCACCACATTGGCTGGTTGAATGACTTGGAACATGGAATTCGAGTTCCGGTAACTGAAATCCATCAGAGCGATTCACCTGATGGAACCCCGAATGAGCCTTTGCAGGTGTATAGAACGATGGGCCCTGGCAGTGTGCCTGAAGTGGGCCTAGAACCACGGCGGGCAGAGTGGATTGCAGCACGCGAAGATACGGAAACTTATCAATCCCGCGGTGTGCGCCTGGAAGATGATGGGCTTGGTGCGGTGCGGCGTGGGGCGTCCTCGCAGCAATGGAAGGGACGCATGCCAGTTCCAATTCGAGCACGTTCTGGGAGCACGGTGACGCAGATGCACTATGCGCGACGTGGAATCATCACGCCAGAAATGCGATACGTTGCATTGCGAGAGAACTGCGATGTGGAAATGGTGCGCAGTGAAATTGCAGCGGGAACGGCAATCATTCCCGCTAACGTCAATCATCCGGAGTCGGAACCGATGATCATCGGTAAGAGCTTCCTTGTGAAAGTCAACGCCAACATTGGAAACTCCGCGGTGACAAGCTCGATCGACGAAGAAGTATCGAAGCTCGAATGGGCAGCGAAGTGGGGCGCCGATACGTTGATGGATCTTTCAACCGGAAATGATATTCACACCACTCGCGAGTGGATTATGCGTAACTCGCCCATCCCCATCGGTACAGTTCCCATCTATCAAGCGCTGGAGAAGGTCAATGGCGATGCAAATGCTCTAACGTGGGAAATCTACCGGGATACCGTCATTGAACAGTGCGAACAAGGTGTTGATTACATGACGGTTCATGCCGGCGTGCTACTGCGTTACGTGCCGTTGACGGCGGACCGAGTTACCGGGATTGTCTCACGCGGTGGATCGATCATGGCCGGATGGTGTTTGGCTCATCATCAGGAGAATTTCCTCTACACCCACTTTGATGAGCTGTGTGAGATTTTCGCCGCCTACGATGTCGCTTTTTCCCTTGGGGACGGGCTCCGCCCCGGTTCAATCGCGGATGCTAATGATGCAGCTCAATTCGCTGAGCTTGATACCTTGGCTGAGTTGACTGAACGGGCATGGAAATATGATGTTCAGGTCATGGTTGAAGGCCCTGGTCATATTCCATTCCACAAAGTTCGTGAGAATGTTGAACGCCAGCAGGAGCTGTGCAAGGGCGCACCGTTTTACACGCTGGGGCCATTGGTTACTGATATTGCGCCAGGCTATGACCACATCACATCCGCAATTGGCGCTACGGAGATTGCCCGATATGGCACGGCGATGCTGTGCTACGTCACGCCAAAAGAGCATCTTGGCCTGCCAAACCGGGATGATGTTAAGACCGGCGTCATCACGTACAAGATTGCTGCACACGCAGCAGACGTGGCTAAGAATCATCCCGGTGCAACTGCGCGTGATGATGCTCTATCTAAGGCGAGATTTGAGTTCCGCTGGAATGACCAATTTTCGCTCGGACTGGACCCGGTCACCGCGCAGGAATTTCACGATGAAACCCTGCCGGCTGAGCCTGCCAAGACCGCACATTTCTGTTCCATGTGTGGTCCCAAGTTCTGCTCGATGAGAATCTCGCAGGACATCCGCGATACCTACGGAAGCGCTGAAGCTCAATCCGCTATCGCCGGCATGCAACAAAAGAGCCAAGAGTTCCTGGCCTCGGGCGGACAGGTGTATTTGCCAGATCCGCTTGTTAAGAATGCCGGCGAGGCGAATGGGTAATTGAATCATGCCGAGCTTTTCCGCAGATCTACGCGCTGAAGCACTCTTCAAGATCGGAAGTCACGATCGATGCCGCTGAGGGGCCGGTGTGAACCCAGAGCGTGAAGTTTTCGCTGATGCAAAGCTGGCCGTTCTCTACTGCAGGAAGGGTATTCCACAAAGGGTTGCTTTCTGCTGCCTCCAAGGGCGCGGGACTGTCGACGAATGCGATAATGCGGTCGGCATCGAGAAGTCCGATATTTTCCGGAGGGATAAAGGACCACTCGCCGTTTTCGGACGGCACTGCTGATTCCACTAACTCGATGTTTTTGTAGACGCTGTGGAACTCCAGCTCCTACAAAGCTATCGGGCAGATATTGGCGAACTTGGTCATCACGGATACGAAGCAGCATGGTGCGCTGACCTGGTTCGTCGATGTTTGCGTCCAATTGCTCAATAGATTCGTCGGTCTCTTTGATTACTTCAGCGGCTTTATCTTCGCGTCCAGTAATCTCAGCCAACGCAGTCAGCTGGTCGCGCCAGCTGTTGGAGCCTTCCGCGTCCCGTGATGCAATTGCAGCGACCGGAGCAATGGGCTCGAACTTTTCCAGGTTCTCTTCGACGGCTTCATCTCCGATGATTAGGTCTGGATTTAGATTTGCGATGGCCTCGAAATAGGGTTCATCGTCGTTTCCTACAACCTCCATGTTTTCAGGTGCATCCTCTCGGAGGTAATCCTGAATTCCGCCAGCATCACCCCAGTAGGTTGAACCAACTGATGCTAGGTCGATTGCCAAAGCAAAGTCGAGGAAGTTCGCTTGAACGATCACAATTCGCTGTGGATTGCTTGGAATTTCAGCCTCCCCGAAGGCTGACTGAATTATCTGTGTTTCATTGGCACTCGCGGAGTTTGAACCGTCCACGGAACATCCCACCAGTACCGTCGCTGTTGTGAGTGCGCCAAGTGTTGTTGCAATTAGCCTTTTCATAAAGCCCTCCCGATTCGATCATGTGATCGTTTATTTTTATGAATTTAGACAAAGCCAAACTATGTGGATGATTTCCTTTCGTGAGCAAATTTTTTAATGTGAATCACGAATGGCGCGATGTGTTCCGAGAAACCTACTGGGCGGGTAGCTGCGTAGATATAGCTCCGCTGTTTCAGCTCAGCTAGGTGTCCTGTATAAGGTGGTTGTTTGTGTTAACTGTTGCCATCATCATTCTTGCGTCCGTCCTCATCGGTGCGTTCTTCCAGCGCATTACCGGCATGGGTGTCGGCCTGTTGGGCGGGCCCGTCATGTCCATCTTCTTGGGGCCGGTGCAGGGCGTCACGATGGTCAATGGACTTTCCATTATTAATGCGGTGAATAATGCGTGGGCAGTACGGAAGCGAACAGATTGGAAGCGGTTCCGCATCATTTCGGCGGCCCTGATTTTAGGTTCGCTTCCTGCGGTTGCCGTGATTCATTTCCTGGATGGGCCAATTCTGCTTATTGCCATCGGCGTGTTTGTACTGCTGGGCTTGGGTATTTCATTGTTCCCGGCAGAGAAGTTCAAGATTCCCGCGGAAGCGAAAGGCCCGCTTTTCGCTTTCGGTATGGCCGGGGGATTTATGTCCACCATCGCGGGAATCGCGGGGCCGTCATTGACGATTTATGCGCGGCTGACCAATTGGGATTACCGCGATTTCGTGGCGACACTACACCCAGTCCTCGTTGTCGCGAACACCGTGTCTTTCGTGCTCAAGCTGGTTTTGCTTGGCGGTGTTGATTTCGGCGGTGTGCCATTGTGGCTGTGGATTGTTGCCATTGCAATGCTTTTCGTTGGTGCTTGGCTCGGCGACAAGATCAATGACAGGGTTTCCACCCCGACTGCGCGTCAATTGGCCACTTTCCTCGCCGCAGCCGGCGCAATCGCCGTCTTGGTCCGCGGAATTACACAGCTAGTATAGGTTCCAAAGTCTTGCGTGAGCGCCAGATTCCATCGAATCCAAGAATGGCTAGCGCAAACCCGAGAAGCGAATACACCAGGGCGTCACTCATATCGAGGGACTCGCCAAGCAGTAGTGCAGCCGCGAATAGCAGGATTGGTTCGCCGTAACTCAGTAGCCCGAAGATGGGCATGCTCAACAACACTGATGCGGCAAGGTAGAGAGCCATGGCGACTGCACCGGCGAGGCCAGCGCAAATCACCATGATCATCATGTCGGTATCCAAGGCGTCTGGAATGGCGAATAACAACGCTATGGCAATTGGGCTGAGATCGATGGTCTCAGCGCCGTAGCAAAAGGAGCTATTAAAACCGGAGTAACTGCGCAATGCGAAATAGAGTGCGTAGCCGACCGCGATAGCGAAAGTTACCCAGGAAATCTGCGCGCTGAAAATAAATTTTGTGGTCACTGCAATAATCGCGATACCAACAGCTATCCATTGTAGACGGCTGATAATGCTGGAAAAGAAGAATCTTCCCACCACTAGGAAGATGGGCAAAAGCAAGTAACCCAGCGAAGCATCTAGGGCATGGCCTTTGTGTGACCAAGCGAATAGCCACAGCTGCAGCGCAATCAGTGCGACCAGAAGAACAAAGTAGAAGACGTTAAGCGGACCTTTCTGCAGGACATCCCAGAAAGCTTTGAAGGCCCGCCGGCGAGCGGGAAAACTTAGCAAGAGTCCGTAGCAGGCTGCAGTGAGCAGCACCCGCCACGCAACGAGCGTCGAAGCTTGCGCTTCAATGGCTCCGGAGACAAAGAAGATTGCTCCGAAAAGCACCGACGCGAGAATTGAAGTGACCACGCCGGCCGAGGTCATGCATTTAGTCGTCACCAATCACTCCTTGCACTGGAACCAATTCCGCTGCCTGGATGCTGGCGAGCAGCTGTTCATAGAGTTGCTCATCAACCTTGATGTCGTTCTTGATTTCGCGTTGGCGGCCAGGAATGTAAACCCCATGTTCACGTTCAAGCACCTGGACATGGGAGTCGATTCGCTCCAGGTAATTCTCGCCAAAGAAAGCCGGATTGATCGCGATGATGAAAACGCCAATCGACGGGATCTCGCCGCCCTTATCAAACGCGGGAGACTCCAAAGACCACAGCCCGCCAGCAAGCCCGGCCAAAGATTCCACCATCAGGCAAACATTGGCGAGCTTGTGTCCAGCAGGAAGAAGCGCACCTTCAAGAGCTTCCAGCGCATCCGGTGTTGGCAGGCCTTCGATGCTTAACGCCCAGCCATCAGGCAGCGGAGTGTTGTTCTTGGCAGCTTCTCTGATGGAAACAAAAGCCGATGGCGTGATGGATTGGTCAATGACGAGTGGACGGACCTTGAGAGGTACTGCAAAGGAAAGGGGATGGAGGGAACACGAGGACGGACAACAAACCCACCTTGTGATGTGTGATCGCAAAAATGCATTGAAGCAAGGTGGTTCGCAAACTTTTAAAGATTGAATAAACCCTGTGCGATTTGTGATCACAATTTATGGTGTTCTAGACACAGTAAATCCGTTGTGGTTATCCACATCATGACCGCTGAATGACTAGGAATGACATGTCCAATACACGTGTTGACGTAGCCGCTTTCATTACAGAGCAAGAATTCCCGCCATTGCAGCACTTCATCAATGGAGCGTTCGTGGAGTCTGCTGGTGAAGAGTATTCTGAGGTGGTCAATCCCGCCAATGGCCAGGTAATTGCGCTTGTTCCACGCGGTTCGACTGCTGATGTCGATGATGCAGTCAATGCAGCTCATGATGCATTCCGGCAGTGGGGAAGTGTGACGCCGAAAGAGGGTTCCGAGGCCATGCTTGCTATAGCGAATGTCGTGGAAGAAAACGCTGACCTGCTTGCACGTCTTGAAGCTCATAACGCGGGTAAGCCTTTGGAAGTTGCGGGCGATGACGTCGATGGCACCGTGGATATCTTCCGCTTCTCCGCTGGTGCTGCGCGTGCTTTCACTGAAGCGGGTGCTGGTGATTACGTTGAGGACCACACGTCATTCATTCTTCGTGAGCCATTG
This region of Corynebacterium casei LMG S-19264 genomic DNA includes:
- a CDS encoding OsmC family protein — translated: MSDLTPNHTAGEPLEAIDKDKLASLRQKNIDNPEGGKKVIKTHTEADGHFRNYTQVRDLKPVLVSEPPALLGDDSAPNPTEIAQAGLAACISVGIQAIATHRGVTLTKIDIDIESNIDVSPVWGVGDLNDEKRPGVSDVQVNVDVDGDADRETLEKIVDDAIQWSPVVNTYTRPANLTHKLV
- a CDS encoding ABC transporter substrate-binding protein; the encoded protein is MKRLIATTLGALTTATVLVGCSVDGSNSASANETQIIQSAFGEAEIPSNPQRIVIVQANFLDFALAIDLASVGSTYWGDAGGIQDYLREDAPENMEVVGNDDEPYFEAIANLNPDLIIGDEAVEENLEKFEPIAPVAAIASRDAEGSNSWRDQLTALAEITGREDKAAEVIKETDESIEQLDANIDEPGQRTMLLRIRDDQVRQYLPDSFVGAGVPQRLQKHRVSGISSAVRKRRVVLYPSGKYRTSRCRPHYRIRRQSRALGGSRKQPFVEYPSCSRERPALHQRKLHALGSHRPLSGIDRDFRS
- a CDS encoding sulfite exporter TauE/SafE family protein, yielding MFVLTVAIIILASVLIGAFFQRITGMGVGLLGGPVMSIFLGPVQGVTMVNGLSIINAVNNAWAVRKRTDWKRFRIISAALILGSLPAVAVIHFLDGPILLIAIGVFVLLGLGISLFPAEKFKIPAEAKGPLFAFGMAGGFMSTIAGIAGPSLTIYARLTNWDYRDFVATLHPVLVVANTVSFVLKLVLLGGVDFGGVPLWLWIVAIAMLFVGAWLGDKINDRVSTPTARQLATFLAAAGAIAVLVRGITQLV
- a CDS encoding FAD/NAD(P)-binding protein — its product is MPNTSPSIAIIGLGPRGVSTLERLVAHLNAETTTPQDLTLHLIDDAQHGGGRVWDITQTKALCMNTFAHGMTLFSEPGATVDAPVVEGPTIYEWVRLHLGYEDEVSAEKRAYVEKHPLGDELAKRFSKEELEQVKPASYPLRALYGYYLVWFYESVLADIPEWVTVKTHKARATGIEDKGGFDTISLSNGESIDADVTIAVTGWQNQGYSEQEKWIKQTLDEHPDLKWIRANNPIEQDVASIKDNEQVLSRGLGMGFFDILILTTQERGGKFVDDPSARGGVRYIPTGKEPTYYASSRRGYPLMPQSDDRGLPAPAEIPRLKKVVAELSSRSGRRSIDYDVEVWPAVARDAYHAYLKTLARVEPEALKADLDTIVQAIDDAEVDASVVFNGITALDDVITQYTTKRFSLLRWMHLLPANFDNSDELTAYLMQRLEEDLKDAEQGPDSPVRAALWSLGFSRKPSQVLGAEGSYTVESRHHMFDKAIALAQLACSGPPIFRTRQLMALVDAGIVKFIGGYPLLDMDRRTGEWTMSSPSSGGVRYRGTTLLDAWVHKPDIRKTPADAFTKNLVDQQRVVPFTDIWEDGTEIPTASVAQDPQTRRVLREDGEQDSRLHMVGIPAHAQYPDTTISPPLPGTDSWFIQEADKAATSAAGIALGVNRMNQAV
- a CDS encoding SGNH/GDSL hydrolase family protein yields the protein MKKFLSVPAAITVLAAGTLVSCSTESQESSQSPTASETPADSATYQEYVALGDSYSAMGSRTAETTGPAECFRSADNYPSLVAQHEGVKNFVDATCSSAVTADIFSTRAGSEGPIEAQLESLTKDTDLVTISIGGNDIGFPDIARCFQEARAAGEESDCASRFNRDEMTNSVNEMLFSVYNSVQQRSPEAHIMVTGYMPLITDEGQCEDAAFISEDDRGWAVGLTNEINGRIKGVSSEMQIPFIIPENAEEHTVCTPPEQRWTDLTGAETGAYPMHPTARGQAAMAEAITAEL
- the thiC gene encoding phosphomethylpyrimidine synthase ThiC, which translates into the protein MSKTPNDAYSLRNSEQHSSHHIGWLNDLEHGIRVPVTEIHQSDSPDGTPNEPLQVYRTMGPGSVPEVGLEPRRAEWIAAREDTETYQSRGVRLEDDGLGAVRRGASSQQWKGRMPVPIRARSGSTVTQMHYARRGIITPEMRYVALRENCDVEMVRSEIAAGTAIIPANVNHPESEPMIIGKSFLVKVNANIGNSAVTSSIDEEVSKLEWAAKWGADTLMDLSTGNDIHTTREWIMRNSPIPIGTVPIYQALEKVNGDANALTWEIYRDTVIEQCEQGVDYMTVHAGVLLRYVPLTADRVTGIVSRGGSIMAGWCLAHHQENFLYTHFDELCEIFAAYDVAFSLGDGLRPGSIADANDAAQFAELDTLAELTERAWKYDVQVMVEGPGHIPFHKVRENVERQQELCKGAPFYTLGPLVTDIAPGYDHITSAIGATEIARYGTAMLCYVTPKEHLGLPNRDDVKTGVITYKIAAHAADVAKNHPGATARDDALSKARFEFRWNDQFSLGLDPVTAQEFHDETLPAEPAKTAHFCSMCGPKFCSMRISQDIRDTYGSAEAQSAIAGMQQKSQEFLASGGQVYLPDPLVKNAGEANG
- a CDS encoding Ldh family oxidoreductase, which translates into the protein MITNRTGFIQSLKVCEPPCFNAFLRSHITRWVCCPSSCSLHPLSFAVPLKVRPLVIDQSITPSAFVSIREAAKNNTPLPDGWALSIEGLPTPDALEALEGALLPAGHKLANVCLMVESLAGLAGGLWSLESPAFDKGGEIPSIGVFIIAINPAFFGENYLERIDSHVQVLEREHGVYIPGRQREIKNDIKVDEQLYEQLLASIQAAELVPVQGVIGDD
- a CDS encoding EamA family transporter — its product is MTSAGVVTSILASVLFGAIFFVSGAIEAQASTLVAWRVLLTAACYGLLLSFPARRRAFKAFWDVLQKGPLNVFYFVLLVALIALQLWLFAWSHKGHALDASLGYLLLPIFLVVGRFFFSSIISRLQWIAVGIAIIAVTTKFIFSAQISWVTFAIAVGYALYFALRSYSGFNSSFCYGAETIDLSPIAIALLFAIPDALDTDMMIMVICAGLAGAVAMALYLAASVLLSMPIFGLLSYGEPILLFAAALLLGESLDMSDALVYSLLGFALAILGFDGIWRSRKTLEPILAV